A region of Deltaproteobacteria bacterium DNA encodes the following proteins:
- a CDS encoding cell division protein FtsL has translation MKPFLRQQRRRSHVIRSQDLKMRFFARRAGIILSLCFVFALLHVWTRVLVVQNGYQIRQMMDEQEKLKGEAHTLRLELATLRSPFRLEKMAQQMGLKKPPEKTVTMISARDS, from the coding sequence GTGAAACCTTTTTTAAGACAACAACGTCGTCGTTCCCATGTGATCCGCTCACAGGATCTGAAGATGAGGTTCTTTGCGCGTCGTGCCGGGATTATTCTTTCCCTCTGTTTTGTTTTCGCGCTGCTCCATGTTTGGACTCGGGTTTTGGTAGTGCAAAATGGCTATCAGATTCGACAGATGATGGACGAACAGGAAAAACTGAAGGGGGAGGCGCATACCCTCCGATTGGAGTTGGCAACCCTACGGTCTCCTTTTCGTCTTGAGAAGATGGCCCAGCAGATGGGACTCAAAAAACCACCTGAAAAAACAGTAACGATGATTTCGGCGCGTGACTCATGA
- the rsmH gene encoding 16S rRNA (cytosine(1402)-N(4))-methyltransferase RsmH: MFHKPVLVEEVLEGLNLKKGGVYLDATVGTGGHAGLILRGLEGAGQLIGVDCDEEILEHAKQSLQEFGASVQLVHGHYEELPEILRGLGHTAVDGFLLDLGVSSLQFDRADRGFSFRQEGPIDMRMDLSSTQTALDLIRRSSEKDLERIIRNFGEEPRARRVAAVLKRTPLQRLRTTSDLARLVASVLPGRSKIHPATRTFQGLRIAVNKELERLERFLEIFPGLLSEGGRAVFIAYHSLEDRRIKQRLRTLKLGGSFKILTPKPIRPAEREIAENPRSRSARLRIGEKI, from the coding sequence TTGTTTCACAAGCCGGTCCTTGTTGAAGAGGTTCTTGAAGGTCTGAACCTTAAGAAAGGGGGCGTCTACCTTGACGCAACGGTCGGTACAGGAGGACACGCGGGGTTGATCCTGAGAGGTCTGGAGGGAGCAGGGCAATTAATTGGAGTCGATTGTGATGAAGAGATTCTGGAACATGCAAAACAAAGTCTTCAGGAATTTGGGGCGAGCGTTCAACTTGTCCACGGCCATTACGAGGAGTTGCCGGAGATTCTCCGGGGCTTGGGGCATACGGCCGTGGACGGGTTTTTGCTCGATCTTGGTGTTTCTTCCTTGCAGTTTGATAGGGCCGATCGGGGTTTCAGTTTCCGACAGGAGGGCCCGATTGACATGAGGATGGATCTTTCATCAACACAAACCGCCCTGGATCTGATTCGTCGCAGTTCCGAAAAAGACTTGGAGAGGATCATCCGAAATTTTGGCGAGGAGCCGCGTGCTCGGCGCGTGGCGGCAGTACTCAAAAGGACTCCGTTGCAACGTTTGCGGACCACATCAGATTTGGCGAGACTTGTTGCCTCGGTATTGCCTGGCCGCTCTAAAATTCATCCGGCAACCCGGACTTTTCAAGGACTCCGCATTGCGGTGAACAAGGAGCTCGAACGTTTGGAACGCTTCTTGGAAATTTTCCCTGGTCTTTTGTCTGAAGGGGGACGGGCCGTTTTCATTGCCTATCATTCGCTCGAAGATCGAAGGATCAAACAGAGATTGCGAACCTTAAAGCTCGGGGGGAGTTTTAAGATTCTGACTCCGAAGCCTATTCGGCCGGCTGAGCGGGAAATCGCTGAAAATCCGCGATCCCGCTCGGCCAGGCTTCGCATTGGAGAGAAGATTTAG
- a CDS encoding STAS domain-containing protein: MTFQKVADISIFRLAGDIELFEGRELRRSLARLIHTDWPKIILDFDRVEHVDFKVLVDMVSLVVAAHTLRGQIKLANMSLYHRNILRVSGVEDFFETFDSLESAIMSFEGGIVSQAGPC, encoded by the coding sequence ATGACATTTCAAAAAGTGGCAGACATTTCCATTTTTAGATTGGCGGGAGATATTGAGCTCTTTGAGGGAAGAGAGCTGCGCCGTAGCTTGGCGCGTCTGATCCATACCGATTGGCCCAAAATTATTCTCGACTTTGATCGTGTGGAGCATGTCGACTTCAAGGTTCTTGTTGACATGGTTTCTCTTGTTGTTGCGGCTCACACGTTGCGCGGCCAGATCAAGCTGGCCAATATGAGCCTTTATCATCGCAACATTCTCCGCGTATCCGGTGTGGAGGATTTTTTTGAAACCTTTGATTCTTTGGAGTCGGCCATCATGAGTTTTGAGGGCGGAATTGTTTCACAAGCCGGTCCTTGTTGA
- the mraZ gene encoding division/cell wall cluster transcriptional repressor MraZ: protein MFRGRYEHMIDQKGRLSIPSRFREILAAQDEEKLIVTNFDDCLWAYPVKEWKRVEEKVASLPQFRSEVKSLQRFFISAATECPLDPNGRIVIPSTLREYASLERDVVLVGMTKRIEIWAKSRWQKIFGDAERDLHSFSDKLADLGL from the coding sequence GTGTTCCGTGGAAGATACGAACATATGATCGATCAGAAGGGGCGCCTCTCGATCCCTTCGCGATTTCGCGAGATTCTGGCTGCCCAAGATGAAGAAAAGCTGATCGTCACAAATTTTGATGACTGTCTTTGGGCCTATCCTGTCAAAGAATGGAAGAGGGTGGAAGAAAAGGTTGCTTCCCTTCCTCAATTCCGTTCCGAAGTGAAGTCACTCCAGAGATTTTTTATTTCTGCGGCAACGGAGTGCCCGCTAGACCCGAACGGACGGATTGTCATCCCATCAACCCTTCGTGAGTATGCGAGTCTTGAGCGCGATGTTGTTCTGGTCGGGATGACCAAGCGAATCGAAATCTGGGCGAAGTCAAGGTGGCAGAAGATTTTTGGTGATGCGGAGAGGGATCTTCATTCCTTTTCCGATAAATTGGCTGACTTGGGGCTCTAA